Proteins from one Enterobacter bugandensis genomic window:
- a CDS encoding MFS transporter, with amino-acid sequence MAEITDTTPLSTAGIPPDGDIQWVRSASDVSRLVNDGSQGRANARIVVGIALGGIFLDAYDLGALAFGIKDITREFNLTPAGTGMVASAITFGAIVGALLGGYLTDKIGRYRVFMADMVFFVVAAIACALAPNEYVLAGARFVMGLGVGIDLPVAMAFLSEFARLKGPGNKASSVAMWCPTWYAAISISYLLVLFFYAVLPESHSDWLWRLILGFGAVPALVIIAIRSRYMSESPVWAANQGNLKEAASILRQSYNINAHVPQDALTQPAPVVNKAKWSNYLNLFRGIYLRRTTLATLLSVVSSFAYNAVAFGLPVIISSFFVQSMLTTIVISLALNLLFAFIGGLLAVRYVPRFGAWRMSLAGYACQLVALLGLALIGRPDGASEGVLAVAMLALFLFGQGFGPGAHTMTFASLSYPTSLRGVGVGLNQTLMRSSSTLSLFLFPLLVASLDTAVFWVIALAPFIGLASLLAIRWEPSGYDVDAEDYR; translated from the coding sequence ATGGCAGAAATCACAGACACAACTCCCCTTTCAACGGCAGGAATTCCCCCTGATGGCGACATTCAGTGGGTGCGCAGTGCATCGGACGTTTCACGTCTCGTTAATGACGGCTCACAGGGCCGGGCAAATGCCCGGATCGTGGTGGGTATCGCTCTGGGCGGGATTTTCCTCGATGCCTACGATCTGGGCGCGCTGGCGTTCGGCATTAAAGACATTACCCGCGAATTTAACCTGACGCCCGCCGGTACCGGCATGGTGGCCTCGGCGATTACCTTTGGTGCCATTGTCGGGGCGCTGCTCGGCGGTTACCTCACGGATAAAATCGGGCGCTACCGCGTCTTTATGGCCGACATGGTATTCTTTGTCGTCGCCGCTATCGCCTGCGCGCTGGCCCCGAATGAATATGTGCTGGCGGGCGCGCGCTTTGTGATGGGCCTTGGCGTGGGGATCGACCTTCCCGTGGCGATGGCGTTCCTGAGCGAGTTTGCCAGGCTGAAAGGGCCGGGCAATAAGGCCTCCAGCGTCGCGATGTGGTGCCCTACCTGGTATGCGGCGATCAGCATCTCTTACCTTCTGGTTCTCTTTTTCTACGCAGTGCTGCCGGAAAGCCACAGCGACTGGCTCTGGCGTTTGATTCTCGGCTTTGGTGCAGTACCCGCACTGGTGATTATCGCCATCCGCAGCCGCTATATGAGCGAATCGCCGGTCTGGGCGGCGAATCAGGGCAACCTGAAAGAGGCGGCGTCCATTTTGCGGCAGTCGTACAATATTAACGCTCACGTCCCGCAGGATGCGCTCACCCAGCCTGCGCCTGTCGTGAATAAAGCCAAATGGTCGAACTATCTGAACCTGTTCCGCGGCATCTATCTGCGGCGTACCACGCTCGCCACGCTGCTGTCCGTCGTCTCCTCGTTCGCCTATAACGCCGTGGCCTTTGGCCTGCCGGTGATTATTTCAAGCTTCTTCGTGCAGTCTATGCTGACCACTATTGTGATCTCGCTGGCGCTGAACCTGCTTTTTGCGTTTATCGGCGGATTACTGGCGGTGCGCTACGTGCCGCGCTTCGGCGCGTGGCGGATGTCGCTGGCGGGTTACGCCTGTCAGCTTGTGGCGCTGCTGGGGCTGGCGCTGATTGGTCGACCGGACGGTGCCTCTGAAGGGGTGCTTGCCGTGGCGATGCTGGCGCTTTTCCTGTTCGGTCAGGGATTTGGCCCGGGCGCGCATACCATGACGTTCGCCTCGCTGAGCTACCCGACCTCGCTGCGCGGCGTGGGCGTGGGTCTCAACCAGACGCTGATGCGCAGCAGCTCCACGCTGTCGCTGTTCCTGTTCCCGCTGCTGGTCGCGTCTCTCGACACCGCCGTGTTCTGGGTGATTGCGCTGGCGCCGTTTATCGGTCTGGCATCATTGCTGGCGATCCGCTGGGAGCCGTCCGGGTATGATGTGGATGCGGAGGACTACCGGTAA
- a CDS encoding MarR family winged helix-turn-helix transcriptional regulator, producing MKENKTLDDLLCFSLYSVTNAFVRQYRPLLQEMDLTYPQFVVLMALYEKDNIPLRDLSDKTYFDSGTLTPLVQKLEAKGFLNRIAVVGDERMKNVVLTDKANELKKQVMALPDQIRCSMRMNDDELEMLKKLSRTLLEDL from the coding sequence ATGAAAGAAAACAAAACACTAGATGATTTATTGTGCTTCTCGCTGTACTCGGTCACCAATGCGTTCGTGCGCCAGTATCGCCCCCTGCTGCAGGAGATGGATCTGACCTATCCGCAATTTGTTGTTTTGATGGCTCTTTATGAGAAAGACAACATCCCGCTTCGCGATCTCAGCGATAAAACCTATTTTGATTCAGGCACATTGACCCCGCTGGTTCAGAAGCTTGAGGCAAAAGGTTTTCTCAACCGTATCGCGGTTGTGGGGGATGAAAGGATGAAAAATGTCGTATTGACCGATAAGGCGAATGAACTGAAAAAGCAGGTGATGGCGCTGCCGGACCAGATTCGTTGCAGCATGCGGATGAATGATGATGAGCTGGAAATGCTAAAAAAACTCTCCCGAACGCTGCTGGAAGATTTGTAA
- a CDS encoding alpha/beta hydrolase, which yields MKTLTAILISSVFASAAASAQTTNTPAPTAGVQAFLDVLNAGKGKPMEQMTPQEARQVLIGAQQGAKLPPAQVTEKTIQVNGQTIALKIVKPEHAAGTLPVFMFFHGGGWVLGDFPTHERLIRDLVRASGAAAVYVDYTPSPEAHFPVAINQAYEATKWVAEHGQEIGVDGSRLGLVGNSVGGNMVASVALQAKQFNGPKIRYNVMLWPVTDASFDTASYHQFENGYFLSKNMMKWFWDNYTTSAADRNNILASPLRASTAQLKGFPETLIQTAELDVLRDEGEAFGRKLDAAGVPVTVTRYNGMIHDYGLLNPLSQEPTVKVALEQAGAALHDHLK from the coding sequence ATGAAAACATTAACCGCCATCCTGATTTCTTCCGTCTTCGCGTCAGCCGCGGCATCCGCTCAAACCACCAATACTCCAGCCCCGACCGCAGGCGTACAGGCATTTCTTGATGTCCTGAATGCTGGCAAAGGGAAACCGATGGAACAGATGACCCCGCAGGAGGCCCGCCAGGTACTGATCGGCGCACAGCAAGGAGCAAAATTGCCGCCCGCTCAGGTGACTGAAAAAACGATCCAGGTCAATGGCCAGACGATCGCCCTTAAAATTGTGAAGCCTGAACATGCTGCCGGTACGCTCCCGGTATTTATGTTCTTCCACGGTGGCGGTTGGGTGCTGGGTGATTTTCCAACCCACGAACGTTTAATCCGCGATCTGGTTCGTGCATCTGGTGCCGCAGCGGTTTACGTTGATTACACACCGTCACCTGAAGCCCATTTCCCGGTGGCAATCAATCAGGCCTATGAAGCGACAAAATGGGTAGCCGAGCACGGCCAGGAAATTGGCGTGGACGGCAGCCGTCTGGGCCTGGTTGGTAACAGCGTGGGCGGCAACATGGTGGCTTCAGTGGCGTTGCAGGCCAAACAGTTTAATGGGCCAAAAATTCGCTACAACGTGATGCTCTGGCCAGTGACGGACGCCAGCTTTGATACGGCTTCCTATCACCAGTTCGAAAATGGCTACTTCCTGTCAAAAAACATGATGAAATGGTTCTGGGACAACTACACCACCAGCGCTGCCGACCGTAACAATATCCTTGCCTCTCCGCTTCGCGCCAGCACTGCACAGTTGAAAGGCTTCCCGGAGACGCTGATTCAGACAGCTGAGCTGGACGTTCTGCGGGATGAAGGTGAAGCATTCGGGCGTAAACTGGATGCGGCTGGCGTCCCGGTGACCGTCACGCGCTATAACGGCATGATCCACGATTACGGCCTGCTTAACCCGCTGAGCCAGGAGCCAACGGTTAAAGTCGCCCTTGAGCAGGCAGGTGCAGCATTGCATGACCACCTGAAATAG